The following are from one region of the Stanieria cyanosphaera PCC 7437 genome:
- a CDS encoding methyl-accepting chemotaxis protein: MSEQQQNQSIVDNSSNLVGKILEANNLEKAGEINKAIAIYQEVLELDANGTYGAVAQKALANLTQTQTSTITEETVKSEVSKDSFFWNKLTLRWKVTLFALTISTVPVIGVGAIAYYLGWQSLNKQITQTEQTTAIAIADKLNRFMKERHTDIQIIAKQGILINPLIRNSTSQQEKESIVNNYLASYTNYDSIAAFDLNGNLLVQSKGPKLDNHKDRDYFQEVVKTKKPYISQPNISQSSGKAVIHVAAPIIDKESKEMIGVVRARMPIENVEEVIKNFGTNEEEYHLVDANGTFFAASESEQVGRKLVEDFPGIDTLVNSKQVGTIFATDQIDNAKQLVSYAPFPAMEGLPELNWSSVIGIDEAVAFAPQRQLLIALTIGTGMTVLLVAAISTWLAYQGTLPILKFTTAVQKLGEGKLDTRLETQGTDELAQLGSNINTMAQQLETFLTQQEIEAKKQKQEKERLQQEVINLLLDIEGAQKGDLTIEAKLTEGAVGSIADAFNATIRKLRGLVLQVQQVSNEVSELSQTGESSVNQLSSAAVNQADEINQALQNITEINNSIQDVANSAQEAAKVAKVALNKAHKGDTTMDKTVESIEKIRNTVANTAKKVKQLAESSQEISQIVEIISSISEKTNLLAFNASIEAARAGEHGEGFRIVADEVRRLADRVTEATKDIQQLVGNIQQETAEVLQAMEVGTTEVVTGTELVRKTKQTLQVLAQISEQIDQYLQSISTNTQAQTSTSQLINEKMAGVATIAKSTSQEAKEVVESLRNLVKEAETLQSSVAQFRLQS; encoded by the coding sequence ATGTCTGAGCAACAACAAAATCAATCTATTGTAGATAATTCTAGTAATTTAGTAGGCAAAATTCTTGAAGCTAATAATTTAGAAAAAGCAGGTGAAATCAATAAAGCGATCGCAATATATCAAGAAGTATTAGAACTTGATGCTAATGGTACTTATGGTGCGGTTGCTCAAAAAGCTTTAGCTAATCTTACCCAAACTCAAACTTCAACTATTACAGAAGAAACAGTTAAATCAGAAGTTTCCAAGGATAGTTTTTTCTGGAACAAACTAACTTTAAGATGGAAAGTTACTTTATTTGCTTTGACGATTAGTACCGTTCCTGTAATTGGGGTTGGAGCAATTGCATATTATTTAGGATGGCAATCTCTTAACAAACAAATTACTCAAACAGAACAAACTACTGCTATAGCAATAGCTGATAAACTTAATCGTTTTATGAAAGAGCGACATACCGATATTCAGATTATTGCTAAACAGGGTATTTTAATCAATCCACTTATTAGAAACTCAACTAGCCAACAGGAAAAAGAATCAATTGTTAATAACTATTTAGCTAGTTATACCAACTATGACAGCATTGCTGCTTTCGATCTTAATGGCAATCTACTAGTACAATCTAAAGGTCCAAAACTAGACAACCACAAAGACCGAGACTATTTTCAAGAAGTAGTTAAAACTAAAAAACCCTATATTAGCCAACCGAACATCTCTCAATCTTCAGGAAAAGCAGTAATTCACGTTGCTGCACCAATTATTGACAAAGAAAGCAAAGAAATGATTGGCGTAGTGCGAGCAAGAATGCCGATTGAAAACGTAGAAGAAGTCATTAAAAACTTTGGTACAAATGAAGAAGAATATCACTTGGTTGATGCCAATGGTACTTTTTTTGCTGCTTCAGAATCAGAACAGGTAGGACGTAAGCTAGTAGAAGACTTCCCTGGAATTGACACTCTAGTTAATTCCAAACAAGTAGGTACTATTTTTGCTACAGATCAAATAGATAATGCAAAGCAATTGGTTTCCTATGCGCCTTTCCCTGCAATGGAAGGATTACCAGAGCTAAATTGGAGTTCTGTGATTGGAATTGATGAAGCAGTTGCCTTTGCACCTCAAAGACAATTACTTATAGCCTTGACGATTGGAACGGGTATGACAGTTTTACTAGTAGCAGCGATTTCTACTTGGCTTGCTTATCAAGGTACTCTTCCGATTCTCAAATTTACTACTGCTGTTCAAAAACTGGGTGAAGGAAAATTAGATACTCGTCTAGAAACTCAAGGAACTGATGAATTAGCTCAATTAGGGTCAAATATTAACACAATGGCTCAACAGCTTGAGACTTTTTTAACTCAACAAGAAATTGAAGCCAAGAAACAAAAGCAAGAAAAAGAACGCTTACAACAAGAAGTAATTAACCTTCTCTTAGATATTGAAGGTGCGCAAAAAGGGGACTTAACTATTGAGGCTAAATTAACAGAAGGTGCAGTAGGATCAATTGCCGACGCTTTTAACGCCACGATTCGTAAATTAAGAGGACTCGTATTACAAGTACAACAAGTATCCAATGAAGTTAGTGAACTATCTCAAACAGGAGAAAGTTCGGTAAACCAATTATCTTCGGCTGCTGTCAATCAAGCTGATGAAATTAATCAGGCATTACAGAATATTACCGAGATTAACAACTCCATTCAAGACGTAGCAAATTCGGCTCAAGAAGCAGCTAAAGTTGCTAAAGTTGCTTTGAATAAAGCTCACAAAGGTGATACCACAATGGATAAAACCGTAGAAAGTATTGAAAAAATACGGAATACGGTAGCTAATACAGCTAAAAAAGTCAAACAATTAGCTGAATCTTCTCAAGAAATTTCTCAAATCGTCGAAATTATTTCAAGTATTTCCGAAAAAACCAACCTTTTGGCGTTTAATGCTTCAATCGAGGCTGCTCGTGCAGGAGAACACGGTGAAGGTTTCCGAATTGTAGCAGATGAAGTTCGTCGTTTAGCTGACCGAGTTACGGAAGCGACCAAAGATATTCAACAGTTAGTCGGTAATATCCAACAAGAAACTGCCGAAGTACTTCAAGCAATGGAAGTAGGTACGACCGAAGTAGTCACAGGAACAGAATTAGTCCGCAAAACTAAACAAACGCTTCAAGTCTTAGCACAGATTAGCGAACAAATTGACCAATATCTTCAATCGATCTCTACCAATACCCAAGCTCAAACTAGTACATCTCAACTAATTAACGAAAAAATGGCAGGGGTGGCAACTATTGCTAAGAGTACTTCACAAGAAGCCAAAGAAGTAGTGGAATCTCTCCGCAATCTTGTAAAAGAAGCTGAAACTCTACAGTCTTCAGTTGCTCAGTTCCGCTTGCAGTCTTAG
- a CDS encoding chemotaxis protein CheW, translating into MIQNYFSVSLSTPWKVALPLTDVETVIKLEPTEIAIIPGIAQFWYGVTNYRGNLLWVLDTEEFFKINSFQVNSLEKLTAVVLTTKIEGITKKVAFTAKGLEGVISIKLDSLSILSTQTKSQFSNSFVSQFQENDILFYLLDVQQLFKELSQKSELLPV; encoded by the coding sequence ATGATTCAAAATTATTTCAGTGTTAGTCTTTCAACACCTTGGAAAGTTGCTTTGCCATTAACCGATGTTGAAACGGTAATTAAGCTTGAACCTACAGAAATTGCTATTATTCCTGGAATCGCTCAGTTTTGGTATGGAGTAACTAATTATCGAGGGAATTTACTTTGGGTTTTAGATACAGAAGAATTTTTTAAAATAAATTCCTTTCAAGTTAATTCTCTAGAAAAATTAACTGCAGTAGTCTTAACCACTAAAATCGAAGGAATCACTAAAAAAGTAGCTTTTACAGCAAAAGGATTGGAAGGAGTCATTTCAATTAAATTAGATAGTTTGTCTATCTTATCAACTCAAACTAAATCCCAATTTAGTAATTCATTTGTTAGTCAATTTCAAGAAAACGATATTTTATTTTATTTATTAGATGTTCAACAGTTATTTAAAGAATTATCCCAAAAATCCGAACTGCTTCCAGTCTAA
- a CDS encoding response regulator produces the protein MKTILVVEDTQSERQMISALLSHAGFNVVVTENAEAGWNWLTSNAPPNLILLDIIMPGESGLDLCRKIRSEEKLAQIPILFCSSKSEDFDRFWALRQGGNEYITKPYVPQQLIEMVTQHAH, from the coding sequence ATGAAAACGATATTAGTGGTAGAAGATACTCAGTCTGAAAGACAAATGATTTCAGCTTTATTGTCTCACGCAGGATTTAATGTAGTTGTTACCGAAAACGCTGAAGCTGGATGGAATTGGTTAACTAGTAATGCTCCTCCTAATTTAATTTTGCTCGATATTATTATGCCTGGAGAGAGTGGTTTAGATTTGTGTCGTAAAATTCGGTCTGAAGAAAAGTTAGCACAAATTCCCATTTTATTTTGTAGTTCTAAGTCCGAAGATTTTGACCGTTTCTGGGCTTTACGTCAAGGAGGAAATGAGTACATTACTAAACCATATGTTCCTCAACAACTAATTGAAATGGTAACACAACACGCTCATTAA
- a CDS encoding response regulator, which translates to MTSNLANTFQILKKASERQWSGCLVVSQPKDHSVNWQLYLNNGELQYATSATGQAERLSYLWQQFQPNLNLPELTLKNSEYQQVCNYLAQQNLPQSELQQFLLNCSQEALVHVLSFKQAEVELIANQLINDAITNFSWLDLATKAKQFILGWQEVLDYCDSPFNRIYLDHKSTFNFYKIWKKNAENSEQNHLINFGKLSTIVDLLLQKNSLYQLSLKLEIEPLHLIKLLQPFIKEKLIEILPWQEQTTKTVEKVAPDNANNSSQLNSIKIEPQINQKQPSEVATSQRQLIACIDDSNTVQKQVKMILESVGYDVIGITESANALRGLSRQQPVLILMDINMPDINGYDLCSMLRRSQKFQEIPIIMLTGRDGIIDRMRAKFVGATNYLTKPFQPDQLIALVQELSLPTTSI; encoded by the coding sequence TTCTCAACCTAAAGACCATTCAGTTAATTGGCAGCTTTATTTAAATAATGGAGAATTACAATATGCTACAAGTGCAACTGGGCAAGCAGAAAGATTAAGTTATCTATGGCAGCAATTTCAACCTAATTTAAATCTACCTGAATTAACGCTCAAAAATTCGGAATATCAACAAGTATGTAATTACTTAGCTCAACAAAACTTACCTCAATCAGAATTACAACAATTCTTACTCAATTGTAGTCAAGAAGCTTTAGTTCACGTTTTAAGTTTTAAACAAGCAGAAGTTGAACTTATCGCTAATCAACTAATTAACGATGCTATTACTAATTTTTCTTGGCTAGACTTAGCGACCAAAGCTAAACAATTTATTCTCGGCTGGCAAGAAGTACTTGATTATTGTGATTCACCCTTTAATCGTATTTATTTAGACCACAAAAGTACATTTAATTTTTATAAAATTTGGAAAAAAAATGCTGAAAATAGCGAACAAAATCATTTAATTAATTTTGGTAAATTATCTACTATTGTTGATTTATTATTACAGAAGAATTCTCTTTATCAATTGTCCTTAAAACTTGAGATAGAACCGTTACATTTAATCAAGCTTTTACAACCCTTTATTAAAGAGAAATTAATTGAAATCTTACCCTGGCAAGAGCAAACAACTAAAACAGTAGAAAAAGTTGCTCCTGACAATGCCAATAATTCTTCTCAGTTAAATAGTATAAAAATCGAACCTCAAATCAATCAAAAACAACCATCAGAAGTTGCTACTTCGCAACGTCAACTAATTGCTTGTATTGATGATAGTAACACTGTCCAAAAACAAGTAAAAATGATTCTTGAGTCGGTAGGTTATGACGTAATTGGAATCACGGAATCTGCTAATGCTCTTAGAGGTTTATCTCGTCAACAGCCGGTCTTGATCTTAATGGATATTAATATGCCCGATATTAATGGCTATGATTTGTGCAGTATGTTGCGTCGTTCTCAGAAGTTTCAAGAAATTCCTATCATTATGTTGACAGGAAGAGACGGTATTATTGATCGCATGAGAGCAAAATTCGTTGGTGCAACTAATTATTTAACCAAGCCTTTCCAACCAGATCAGTTAATCGCACTAGTTCAAGAATTATCTTTACCCACAACTTCTATTTAA